From Tiliqua scincoides isolate rTilSci1 chromosome 2, rTilSci1.hap2, whole genome shotgun sequence, the proteins below share one genomic window:
- the WDR83OS gene encoding PAT complex subunit Asterix isoform X2, whose protein sequence is MGLPPRYKPPSTENNPTLEDPTPDYMNLLGMIFSMCGLMLKLKWCAWIAVYCSFISFANSRSSEDTKQMMSSFMLSISAVVMSYLQNPQPMSPPW, encoded by the exons GTACAAACCTCCATCCACAGAGAATAACCCTACCTTGGAAGACCCCACACCAGACTACATGAATTTGTTGGGAATGATTTTCAGTATGTGTGGTTTGATGCTTAAG TTAAAATGGTGTGCTTGGATTGCTGTCTACTGTTCATTCATCAGCTTTGCTAACTCCAGGAGCTCAGAAGACACTAAACAGATGATGAGCAGTTTCAT GTTGTCTATCTCTGCTGTGGTGATGTCCTATCTGCAAAATCCCCAGCCCATGTCTCCTCCTTGGTGA